One region of Parambassis ranga chromosome 21, fParRan2.1, whole genome shotgun sequence genomic DNA includes:
- the zmym2 gene encoding zinc finger MYM-type protein 2: MDGESEPNPVVAEEAGERVEPMDATPSPQQQAVPPSEESGEAVSMVTEDGATKEGGTEDNDDDVVLVGEEAPQPSATTLPQDTANTDSPEPAAAVATVDMSTAAVPSKTPSSPASSNASTATPKTTAAEPIVIDDEEDSEQKDTSSASPVPPGASSAAHSPGALSSTEPDSEIRIASVTTLGSSSQKGSSTVSSPPHLVDVQGDMNLMITSVTSLQGGTAAVTVAGDGQAEENGLQISSSFSLNPDTPSGRPTASFNPGRGTGPMGQLVQNGDTGTHNRADSWISQSASVPRNQKQTGVDSPSPATSLPKPPGQSSSSTSASGSQQQPRTVKVTCANCKKPLKKGQTAYQRKGSTHLFCSTTCLSAFSHKPAPKKSCTMCKKDITNMKGTIVAQVDSSEAFQEFCSTGCLGAYENKQNPPKSGLKTKCTVCGKLTEIRHEVSFKTVTHKICSDACFNVYRRANGLIMNCCEQCGDYLPSRASANHFLLVDGQQKRFCCHNCIREFKQAHSKLATCLTCKTLIKTGEVLHSLGASGTMGSFCSVNCMNKGKLTSTSFINSEPTCHFCKRNSLPQYQATLPEGNILNFCSSHCVTKFQNATLQTATNGQTPVSTTNDTVQLKCNYCRGAFSLKPEILEWEDKVYQFCSKTCCEDYKKLHCIVTFCEYCQEEKTLHETVKFSGVKRPFCSEGCKLLYKQDFIKKLGLKCVSCNHCHQLCKRGVTKQLGGMTRDFCSETCAKKFNDWYYKAARCDCCKVQGSLTESVMWRAEMKQFCDQDCLLKFYCQQNEPIMVTQKGPENSTIGLEGAKLGLVNQSAATYTGGGLLRDVKNKAVLCKPLTLTKATYCKPHMQSKLLQTDVDDGVKREYIPVPIPVPVFIPIPMNMYAQVTPTPISLPVPVPVPVFLPTTLQGAEQIVQTISELKNKVPSDPLEADLISMADMIAEDHKPDVKPVKVKKEPGGEAPSRSSSSSSNSSEEEEEEDKYEPDLDLEADFPQASDPAPVLEGMDEDMGFSLPPVLAEEKEEPEESAPQPQPRKQGNKRRAVEESSSSSSHPTCRPSERRSLPLKARYGIHAWKRWALSPPDQSDDTKVKDGSKSAAWCKSNLLSLSSEELNAALSQFVREVCRPSGERYSPDSILYLCLGIQQHLHAKGRKDDLFSDPCYQQFGEELNKVLKDWQPSVLPDGSLWGRVEEQSLWSSRHLGEQSPATLLRSLVYLNTKYFGLRTVEQHLRLSFANVYGPDTVHPVTKETTVCIRVPSISQDHHVQTASRKRKRKFQDKDNGNDSSVRCPVKKHECHLYELYRSKCPPLLRERLDVFYVQPDPTCSPDDPLWFSSTPLERQILESLLTRVLLVRDVYTDKQHMEEEEEEEDDVGEAPGGE, from the exons ATGGACGGGGAGTCGGAACCAAACCCTGTTGTGGCAGAAGAAGCAGGGGAGCGGGTGGAGCCCATGGATGCCACTCCCTCCCCTCAGCAACAGGCCGTGCCCCCCTCTGAGGAGTCTGGGGAGGCAGTTTCCATGGTAACGGAAGATGGAGCCACAAAAGAGGGTGGCACGGAGGATAATGACGATGATGTGGTTCTCGTTGGGGAGGAGGCTCCCCAGCCTTCTGCCACAACCTTACCCCAAGACACAGCCAACACAGATAGTCCAGAGCCGGCTGCTGCCGTGGCAACTGTAGACATGTCCACAGCAGCAGTGCCTTCCAAGACTCCCAGTTCTCCTGCGTCTTCCAACGCGTCCACGGCAACTCCGAAgaccacagcagcagagcctaTTGTCATTGATGACGAGGAGGACTCTGAACAGAAAGACACTTCCTCCGCCTCACCAGTACCCCCTGgtgcctcctctgcagcccacTCACCAGGTGCACTCAGCAGCACTGAGCCAGACTCAGAGATCAGGATCGCCAGTGTCACCACGCTGGGCTCCAGTAGCCAGAAAGGAAGCTCCACCGTAAGTTCTCCACCACATCTAGTGGACGTCCAGGGAGACATGAACCTGATGATaacctctgtgacatcactgcaagGAGGAACAGCGGCTGTCACGGTG GCAGGGGACGGCCAGGCAGAGGAAAACGGTCTGCAGATCAGCAGTTCGTTCAGCCTGAATCCCGACACCCCATCTGGTCGACCGACTGCCTCCTTCAACCCTGGGCGGGGCACAGGCCCCATGGGCCAGCTAGTACAGAATGgagacacagggacacacaacaGGGCAG aTTCGTGGATTTCTCAGTCAGCCTCAGTCCCCCGCAACCAAAAACAGACGGGGGTGGACTCTCCGTCACCAGCCACGTCGCTGCCCAAACCTCCAGGCCAGTCTTCCTCATCTACTTCCGCCTCAGGCTCTCAGCAACAGCCCAGGACAGTCAAG GTGACCTGTGCTAACTGTAAAAAGCCTCTGAAGAAAGGCCAAACAGCCTACCAACGCAAAGGCTCCACACACCTCTTCTGCTCCACtacctgtctctctgccttctcacaCAAACCCGCCCCCAAGAAAAGCTGCACCATGTGCAAAAA aGACATCACAAACATGAAGGGCACTATTGTGGCCCAGGTCGACTCCAGCGAGGCTTTTCAGGAGTTCTGCAGCACAGGCTGTTTAGGTGCATATGAGAACAAGCAAAACCCTCCCAAATCAGGCCTCAAAACCAAATGCACCGTCTGTGGCAAGCTCACAGAG ATCCGACACGAGGTCAGCTTTAAGACGGTGACCCACAAGATCTGCAGTGATGCGTGTTTCAACGTTTACCGCAGGGCCAACGGGCTGATCATGAACTGCTGTGAGCAGTGTGGTGACTACCTGCCCAGCCGCGCTTCAGCCAACCACTTCCTGCTGGTCGATGGCCAACAGAAACGGTTCTGCTGCCACAACTGCATCAGGGAGTTCAAGCAG GCCCACAGTAAACTTGCAACCTGTCTGACTTGCAAAACTTTGATAAAGACGGGTGAGGTGCTCCACAGCCTCGGAGCCAGCGGCACCATGGGGTCCTTCTGCTCCGTCAACTGTATGAACAAGGGCAAGCTCACATCAACCTCATTCATCA actcaGAGCCCACATGTCACTTCTGTAAGAGAAACTCGTTACCACAGTACCAAGCCACACTCCCAGAGGGAAACATTCTAAACTTCTGCAGCTCACATTGTGTCACCAAGTTCCAG AATGCTACTCTCCAAACAGCAACCAACGGACAGACACCCGTCTCCACCACAAACGACACCGTCCAGCTGAAATGTAATTACTGTCGAGGAGCGTTCAGCTTGAAGCCTGAAATTCTGGAGTGGGAG gaTAAAGTCTACCAGTTCTGTAGTAAGACGTGCTGCGAGGACTACAAGAAGCTCCACTGCATTGTGACGTTTTGCGAGTACTGTCAAGAAGAGAAGACGCTACATGAGACAGTCAAGTTCTCTGGGGTCAAGAGGCCATTCTGTAGCGAAG GCTGTAAGCTGTTGTATAAACAGGATTTTATTAAGAAGTTGGGTCTGAAGTGTGTGAGCTGCAACCACTGCCACCAGCTGTGCAAGAGAGGTGTGACCAAGCAGCTCGGTGGCATGACTCGGGACTTCTGCAGTGAGACTTGTGCCAAGAAGTTCAACGACTGGTACTACAAG GCGGCGAGGTGTGACTGCTGTAAGGTGCAGGGTAGCCTGACGGAGTCTGTGATGTGGAGGGCGGAGATGAAGCAATTCTGCGACCAGGACTGTCTGTTGAAGTTCTACTGCCAGCAGAACGAGCCCATCATggtcacacagaaaggcccagAAAACTCCACCATAG GGTTGGAAGGGGCCAAACTTGGG CTGGTGAACCAGAGTGCTGCTACTTACACTGGTGGAGGTTTGCTACGAGATGTCAAAAACAAGGCGGTGCTCTGCAAGCCGCTCACACTGACCAAGGCGACATACTGCAAACCACACATGCAGAGCAAACTTTTACAGACGG ATGTAGATGACGGTGTAAAGAGGGAGTATATTCCTGTGCCCATACCTGTGCCCGTCTTCATCCCCATCCCAATGAACATGTATGCCCAGGTCACCCCTACTCCAATCTCTCTGCCTGTACCG GTTCCTGTGCCTGTGTTTCTGCCTACCACCCTGCAGGGAGCAGAACAGATTGTCCAGACCATCAGTGAACTAAAAAACAAAGTGCCCTCTGACCCCCTGGAGGCTGATCTGATTTCTATGGCTGACATGATCGCAGAGGATCACAAGCCAG ATGTGAAGCCAGTGAAGGTGAAGAAGGAGCCTGGAGGAGAGGCgccctccagaagcagcagcagcagcagcaacagctctgaggaagaagaggaggaggacaagtaTGAACCCGACCTGGACCTGGAGGCAGACTTCCCTCAAG CCTCAGACCCTGCACCAGTCCTAGAGGGAATGGATGAGGACATGGGCTTCTCTTTACCTCCGGTcctggcagaggagaaggaagaacCGGAGGAGTCTGCACCCCAACCGCAGCCCAGAAAACAA GGGAACAAGAGGCGGGCGGTAGAGGAGAGCTCGTCTTCCTCTTCCCATCCAACCTGCAGACCCTCAGAGAGACGATCGTTGCCTCTCAAAGCTCGTTACGGCATCCATGCCTGGAAACGCTGGGCACTGTCTCCTCCTGACCAATCAGATGACACCAAAGTGAAGGACGGCTCCAAATCAG CAGCCTGGTGTAAAAGTAACCTCCTGTCACTGAGCTCAGAGGAACTGAATGCGGCGCTGTCCCAGTTTGTCAGGGAAGTCTGCAGGCCCAGTGGGGAACGCTACTCTCCAGACAGCATACTCTACCTGTGTCTGGGGATCCAACAG CATCTTCACGCCAAAGGCCGAAAGGATGACCTGTTCAGTGATCCATGCTACCAGCAGTTCGGAGAGGAGCTTAACAAGGTCCTCAAGGACTGGCAGCCCAGTGTGCTTCCCGATG GCTCTCTGTGGGGTCGTGTGGAGGAGCAGAGCCTGTGGAGCAGCCGGCACCTCGGAGAGCAGAGTCCTGCCACTCTGCTGCGCTCTCTGGTTTACCTGAACACCAAATACTTCGGGTTGCGCACCGTGGAGCAGCACCTCCGCCTCTCTTTTGCTAACGTCTATGGCCCCGACACTGTCCATCCTGTCACCAAGGAGACCACCGTCTGCATCCGCGTGCCTTCCATCTCTCAGGATCACCATG TGCAAACTGCTTCCAGGAAGAGGAAGCGTAAGTTTCAGGACAAGGACAACGGCAATGACTCCTCTGTACGCTGTCCAGTGAAGAAGCACGAGTGTCACCTCTATGAGCTCTACAGATCTAAGTG tCCACCGTTGTTGCGGGAGCGTCTAGACGTCTTCTATGTTCAGCCAGATCCAACCTGCAGCCCTGACGACCCGCTGTGGTTCAGCTCCACGCCATTGGAACGACAGATCCTGGAGAGCCTCCTCACCAGAGTCCTCTTGGTCAGGGACgtttacacagacaaacaacacatggaggaagaagaagaggaggaggacgacgtGGGTGAAGCACCTGGGGGGGAGTAG